One window from the genome of Streptomyces sp. NBC_00708 encodes:
- a CDS encoding LysE family translocator encodes MVSSDRVLAFAAMSFLLIVIPGPSVLFVIGRALAQGRRAALTTVVGNTLGAYVLIMAVALGLGAVVERSVLVFTVLKLAGAAYLVYLGVKAWRQRGSLQAAFTAGPSARGGLRTLWEGFAVGVANPKTIVFFAAVLPQFVDRAQGHVMVQMLLLGLVFNLIALTCDSVWGLAAATGRDWFARSPRRLSLVGGVGGLTMIGLGVTIAATGRKD; translated from the coding sequence ATGGTGTCCTCCGACCGTGTACTGGCCTTCGCGGCCATGTCGTTCCTGCTGATCGTGATTCCCGGCCCCAGCGTGCTGTTCGTGATCGGCCGCGCCCTGGCGCAGGGCCGCCGCGCCGCCCTGACCACGGTTGTGGGCAACACGCTGGGGGCGTACGTCCTCATCATGGCCGTGGCGCTCGGCCTCGGGGCGGTCGTGGAACGTTCCGTCCTCGTCTTCACCGTCCTGAAGCTGGCGGGCGCCGCCTACCTGGTGTACCTGGGCGTCAAGGCGTGGCGCCAACGGGGCTCGCTGCAGGCCGCGTTCACGGCCGGGCCGAGTGCGCGGGGCGGTCTGCGCACACTGTGGGAGGGGTTCGCCGTCGGAGTGGCGAACCCGAAGACCATTGTGTTCTTCGCGGCGGTGCTGCCGCAGTTCGTCGACCGCGCCCAGGGACACGTCATGGTCCAGATGCTGCTTCTCGGGCTGGTGTTCAACCTGATCGCGCTGACCTGCGACAGCGTCTGGGGGCTGGCCGCGGCGACGGGACGCGACTGGTTCGCCCGCTCGCCCCGGCGCCTCTCGCTCGTCGGTGGCGTCGGCGGGCTCACCATGATCGGCCTCGGCGTCACCATCGCCGCGACGGGCCGCAAGGACTGA
- a CDS encoding GNAT family N-acetyltransferase: MADLAASVESMEQLAVAWRAMVLDRDAGADVRDLPGIAVRWADCGFAFWNCVTLTEVGADARLAERRLGEAAEIMRAKRRPGFLWVFEDLLDAEARASLDEAAGRAGLTYAFPGTGMAGDLFPLPEPAHPELDFVRVSEEEQLLAYADLNSRAYGFPLEDGRDGLAGSSLWRSGVHAYLGLRQGEPVTCAATVEAAGRLFVVLVATDPRWERRGYGEAVTRKALYEGARATGLTRATLHATAAGAPVYPRIGFTPNSAMRFYGLQA, from the coding sequence ATGGCGGATCTCGCCGCATCGGTGGAGTCGATGGAACAACTCGCCGTGGCCTGGCGGGCCATGGTGCTGGACCGGGACGCCGGCGCGGACGTACGCGACCTGCCGGGGATCGCCGTGCGCTGGGCCGACTGCGGCTTCGCGTTCTGGAACTGCGTCACCCTGACCGAGGTCGGCGCGGACGCCCGGCTCGCCGAACGGCGCCTGGGCGAGGCTGCGGAGATCATGCGGGCCAAGCGGCGGCCCGGCTTCCTCTGGGTCTTCGAAGACCTCCTCGACGCGGAGGCCCGCGCCTCACTGGACGAGGCGGCCGGGCGGGCCGGGCTGACGTACGCCTTTCCCGGGACGGGCATGGCGGGCGACCTGTTCCCGCTTCCCGAACCGGCGCACCCGGAGCTGGACTTCGTACGCGTCAGCGAGGAGGAGCAGCTGCTCGCCTACGCGGACCTCAACTCGCGCGCGTACGGCTTCCCCCTGGAGGACGGCCGCGACGGGCTCGCCGGGTCCTCGCTGTGGAGGAGCGGGGTGCACGCCTACCTCGGGCTGCGGCAGGGCGAGCCGGTGACCTGCGCGGCGACCGTGGAGGCGGCGGGCCGACTCTTCGTCGTGCTCGTCGCCACCGATCCGCGGTGGGAGCGCCGGGGGTACGGGGAGGCGGTGACGCGCAAGGCACTATACGAGGGGGCCAGGGCCACCGGCCTCACACGAGCGACCCTGCACGCGACGGCGGCGGGCGCTCCGGTGTATCCGCGCATCGGCTTCACCCCGAACTCGGCGATGCGGTTCTACGGGTTGCAGGCCTGA
- a CDS encoding DUF1838 domain-containing protein yields MTTPADLLRLLARTRASLDGEEVTYWWSGDVYAWAPDQPYQRLFGFEGINVARLVQDAEAGPDAYQLLTREAAFYLDPQSREILETWQDLPVVHVWNDPANQRWRPFPVPMTELGAQVCFSLEIPLSYPSPLPVAQYPRHSSGDTYRALELFQFFADRTDLAGSAPSVPATMSWSRMSPWLPWMARGQAAGGLTFHCRGRKLGSYGEVPERTRAYIADRHPEFAHAPERWSEPNETSWTYFRKLSPPA; encoded by the coding sequence ATGACGACACCCGCCGATCTGCTCCGCCTGCTCGCCCGCACCCGGGCCTCACTCGACGGGGAGGAGGTCACGTACTGGTGGTCGGGCGATGTGTACGCATGGGCTCCCGACCAGCCCTATCAGCGCCTCTTCGGCTTCGAGGGGATCAATGTGGCCCGCCTCGTCCAGGATGCCGAAGCGGGGCCGGACGCCTACCAACTGCTCACGCGTGAGGCCGCCTTCTACCTGGACCCGCAGAGCCGGGAGATCCTGGAGACCTGGCAGGACCTGCCGGTGGTGCACGTCTGGAACGACCCGGCCAACCAGAGGTGGCGGCCCTTCCCGGTGCCGATGACGGAGCTGGGCGCACAGGTGTGCTTCAGTCTGGAGATCCCGCTGTCCTACCCGTCGCCGCTGCCTGTCGCGCAGTACCCCCGGCACTCGTCCGGGGACACGTACCGGGCGCTGGAGCTCTTCCAGTTCTTCGCCGACCGTACGGACCTGGCCGGTTCGGCGCCCAGTGTGCCCGCGACCATGTCGTGGAGCCGGATGTCCCCGTGGCTGCCGTGGATGGCCCGGGGCCAGGCAGCCGGCGGGCTGACCTTCCACTGCCGGGGCCGGAAGCTCGGCTCGTACGGCGAGGTGCCCGAGCGCACCCGTGCCTATATCGCCGACCGGCACCCGGAGTTCGCGCACGCACCGGAACGGTGGAGCGAGCCGAACGAGACCAGCTGGACGTACTTCCGCAAGCTCAGCCCCCCGGCATAG
- a CDS encoding aldo/keto reductase, translated as MNNTNPQIVLGTMGFGTQVDSETSFALLDSFVAGGGDWLDTANCYSFWADPSGVGGASERVIGAWLRARPGARDSVRIATKVRQNPLVPHSWPQSAEGLSARAIHAGMQESLERLGVDHVDLLWAHAEDRTVPLEETAGAFGELVAKGVALRVGAANHTAWRVERARSLAREQGAEPWTALQLRHSLVQPRPLTPLAEGGHRHLTPEDLDLAASEGLDVWAYSSLLWGSYTRPDKPFQDIYDHPGTSRVLAVLDEVAEEVSATKNQVVLAWLLHQGIAPIVGVSRVQHVEEALAARDVRLGDDHLARFEAAR; from the coding sequence ATGAACAACACGAACCCCCAGATCGTCCTGGGCACCATGGGCTTCGGCACGCAGGTCGACTCCGAGACGTCCTTCGCTCTCCTCGACTCCTTCGTCGCGGGCGGCGGCGACTGGCTCGACACGGCGAACTGCTACTCCTTCTGGGCCGACCCGAGCGGTGTCGGCGGCGCCAGCGAGCGCGTGATCGGCGCCTGGCTCCGGGCCCGGCCCGGTGCGCGCGACTCCGTGCGGATCGCGACCAAGGTCCGGCAGAACCCGCTCGTCCCGCACTCCTGGCCCCAGAGCGCCGAAGGTCTTTCCGCCCGCGCCATTCACGCGGGCATGCAGGAGAGCCTGGAACGCCTCGGCGTCGACCACGTCGACCTGCTGTGGGCGCACGCCGAGGACCGCACCGTGCCCCTGGAGGAGACAGCCGGGGCGTTCGGTGAACTCGTCGCCAAGGGAGTCGCCCTGCGGGTCGGCGCGGCCAACCACACCGCCTGGCGCGTCGAGCGCGCCCGCTCGCTCGCCCGGGAGCAGGGCGCGGAGCCGTGGACCGCTCTGCAACTGCGCCACTCACTCGTCCAGCCGCGCCCGCTGACCCCGCTCGCCGAGGGCGGCCACCGCCACCTCACCCCCGAGGACCTGGACCTCGCCGCGTCCGAAGGGCTCGACGTGTGGGCGTACAGCTCCCTGCTGTGGGGCTCCTACACCCGCCCGGACAAGCCGTTCCAGGACATCTACGACCACCCCGGCACCTCCCGGGTGCTGGCGGTCCTGGACGAGGTGGCCGAGGAGGTCTCCGCGACGAAGAACCAGGTCGTCCTGGCCTGGCTGCTCCACCAGGGCATCGCCCCCATCGTCGGCGTGAGCCGCGTCCAGCACGTCGAGGAGGCGCTCGCCGCCCGGGACGTCCGGCTCGGCGACGACCACCTGGCGCGGTTCGAGGCGGCGCGCTGA
- a CDS encoding alpha/beta fold hydrolase, producing MRRRSPRRLLGVLAAVTVAFTLFSAASTAGAAETSAPAARAAAVQPLSTSTPVVFVHGYTGSASNWVTAMSVFRLNGWSGSDLFAYEYDSYGNNITNAQGLAAFVNDVKSRTGASKVAIVNHSMGGLVSQYYLKVLGGNSSVSHLASIAGANHGTTYAGACLIYTTCQQMYPGSSFISQITSGDETPDNTKYATWYSACDGVILPYTSTRLSGATNNNVVCQNHIGYLADTVVLGQVARFIAS from the coding sequence ATGCGTCGTCGTTCACCGCGCCGCCTCCTCGGCGTTCTCGCGGCCGTCACGGTCGCGTTCACCCTCTTCTCCGCGGCGTCCACGGCCGGTGCCGCCGAGACGTCCGCCCCGGCTGCACGCGCGGCCGCCGTGCAGCCGCTGTCGACCAGCACCCCGGTCGTCTTCGTCCACGGCTACACGGGCAGCGCCTCCAACTGGGTCACCGCCATGAGCGTCTTCCGCCTCAACGGCTGGTCCGGCTCGGACCTGTTCGCGTACGAGTACGACTCCTACGGCAACAACATCACCAACGCCCAGGGCCTCGCCGCCTTCGTCAACGACGTGAAGTCCCGGACCGGCGCGAGCAAGGTCGCGATCGTCAACCACTCCATGGGCGGTCTGGTCAGTCAGTACTACCTGAAGGTGCTGGGCGGAAACAGCAGCGTCAGCCACCTCGCCTCCATCGCCGGCGCCAATCACGGCACCACGTACGCCGGTGCCTGCCTGATCTACACGACGTGCCAGCAGATGTATCCGGGCTCCTCGTTCATCTCCCAGATCACCTCCGGGGACGAGACCCCGGACAACACCAAGTACGCCACCTGGTACTCCGCGTGCGACGGGGTCATCCTCCCGTACACCAGCACCCGTCTGAGCGGTGCGACGAACAACAACGTGGTCTGCCAGAACCACATCGGGTACCTGGCGGACACGGTCGTCCTCGGCCAGGTCGCGCGGTTCATCGCCTCCTGA
- a CDS encoding MFS transporter, with amino-acid sequence MSSATYRALLRTPGTAAFFLTATAGRLGIAMTGLALIWLVHDRTGSYAAAGLVTGCFAVAEAVAGPQVARVVDRFGQTRVLPGVVLAHTAAVASLLLLTTGGAPHGLLAAAGALAGGTIPQLGALSAARWSALLRDEREALPTAFALESLANGVCFLAGPPLVALVGVGIGPAYGLALATALVAGGGLALAAQRRTAPAPAAASERRHAGRSLLRAGFAVQFGVNLGLGLYFGALQVSVTAFAVEHGAAGAAAPLYAASNCAGLLAGWLYGLRRWRGSPETQLGLITAGLAVACVPLLTAGTLPGMGIALAVTGLAVPPVLVLSSVLTTAAVKPAALTRAFTWLNSASAAGSAGAAALAGGVVDAHGARGGFAVAAAATSAMAVLASGRLHGARRRT; translated from the coding sequence GTGTCATCGGCGACCTATCGCGCGCTGCTCCGCACCCCGGGTACCGCAGCCTTCTTCCTCACCGCGACAGCGGGCCGCCTGGGCATCGCCATGACGGGCCTCGCCCTCATCTGGCTGGTGCACGACCGCACCGGCTCCTATGCCGCGGCCGGCCTGGTCACCGGCTGCTTCGCCGTCGCCGAGGCCGTGGCCGGACCCCAAGTCGCCCGTGTGGTCGACCGGTTCGGCCAGACCCGGGTCCTTCCGGGCGTCGTCCTCGCACACACCGCCGCCGTGGCCTCGCTGCTGCTCCTCACCACGGGCGGCGCACCGCACGGCCTGCTCGCGGCGGCCGGGGCGCTGGCGGGCGGCACGATCCCCCAGCTCGGCGCGCTCTCGGCCGCCCGGTGGTCGGCGCTGCTCCGGGACGAGCGGGAGGCCCTGCCCACCGCCTTCGCGCTGGAGTCGCTGGCCAACGGGGTGTGCTTTCTGGCCGGGCCCCCTCTGGTCGCCCTGGTCGGGGTGGGCATCGGTCCGGCGTACGGCCTGGCCCTGGCCACGGCCCTGGTGGCCGGTGGCGGGCTGGCCCTCGCCGCGCAGCGCCGCACGGCACCCGCACCGGCTGCCGCTTCCGAACGCCGTCACGCGGGGCGCTCGTTGCTGCGGGCGGGATTCGCGGTGCAGTTCGGGGTGAACCTCGGCCTCGGTCTGTACTTCGGTGCCCTGCAGGTCTCGGTGACGGCCTTCGCGGTGGAGCACGGGGCGGCGGGCGCCGCCGCGCCGCTGTACGCCGCGTCGAACTGTGCCGGGCTGCTCGCGGGCTGGCTCTACGGTCTGCGCAGGTGGCGTGGTTCTCCCGAGACACAACTCGGGCTGATCACGGCCGGACTGGCGGTCGCGTGTGTACCGCTGCTGACCGCCGGCACCCTGCCCGGAATGGGGATCGCGCTCGCGGTGACCGGCCTGGCAGTGCCGCCGGTGCTGGTCCTCTCCTCGGTGCTCACCACCGCAGCGGTGAAACCGGCCGCGCTCACCCGGGCGTTCACCTGGCTGAACTCGGCGAGCGCCGCCGGGTCGGCCGGTGCGGCGGCCCTGGCGGGGGGTGTGGTGGACGCCCACGGCGCGCGCGGTGGCTTCGCGGTCGCGGCGGCGGCCACGTCGGCCATGGCGGTGCTTGCCTCGGGCCGGCTGCACGGCGCCCGTCGGCGTACGTGA